Genomic segment of Uloborus diversus isolate 005 unplaced genomic scaffold, Udiv.v.3.1 scaffold_1112, whole genome shotgun sequence:
taaaatcatttagatAATGTTTTCATTAGAATATAATTGCCTCAAGACAACAGTAGGTTACAAGCAAATCTCTTACTGTTGCACTGAGGCGAAGATATATTTATTAATATGCtattaaattatgaaagaaaaatattgtcttatcgttttttacaaaatacagaaGCCCTTTGTCACATCGCGCTCTTTTGGATATATCCCACTTTTCCTTTGTACCCtgaaattctaaattaaaaagaaaaaaaattgcagaaaaggtttttttttttgttttagttgatgAACAAAACATTAATTGCAGTTTAAGATGCAACTTTTGATTTGTATTTtaacacaaaaacaattttagtatttttatttctttattttttttagttcaaaaaagaatagaaaaattaatttttatttattttgttaagaaAATAGTCCTAATATAATTTTAACTGATATTTTTGTAAAGACACATGTCATAAAATTTTACCTTAATTGAATCGCTACATTTCATAACCTCggatatattgcctttttttgtCATCCTCCGACAAgcacgatataacgaggggttactttAGTTGTTACAACAAAATGTTTTAGTGAAAGACAGAAAAgtccttttttcttttgttaaataaaattttacaatgcATCAACTTTACAGAAACTCGAAAATGCTCAGGAATTACTTCTTTTTCCTAGCATCACCGACACTCTTTCCCAAACACTTTTCCGTTGTCTTCGTCTTTGCTGGTAAAATGATGAACATGAATCATCAGGATAATCACTAAGTAAAATTTCTATTCTGGTACATGTTCCTCCATGCCTATAATAGTCCTTCACGGTCTCATAAGAGTCCATAATCacagaaataaaaagagaaataacaacATAAATAAACATGCTTATAAAAACATATAAGTAGATTCTACTAAACCACCAAATTAAATCATTATTGGTATTCGTAATTGCAAACGTTGCAAAAAGATCATCACCGTTCATCATCGCAAATAAGCATTCTGATGTAGTACTCAAGTTACGAAACTTGATGTGATAAGGACCAAGGACTACCCAACCACAAAAGCAAAAACCGGCATACAAAAGAATGCAACAAAGGGTAAAACGAAGAACATTCGGAAGTGCCCGCTTCAAAGTCAATATGAGTATGTTATATTTGCTAAAATATCCCAAATAACGCAATAAACCAGAATATGCCAGTAAAATTCCCATGCCAAGAAGAATGGCACATGTTGCATATTGATCACTTTCGACGGTACTTTCTTCGACAGCTGCTTTTAGAATCGAACCAGCAATAATCAAAGTATCATTGAATATCATAATGCAATACCACATGTctacaaattccattttttcttgAGCTGAAAGCCCCTTGTTTTGTGCGCGCTTGAAATACTTGTCAGTTTCTTTACAAAGAACTCTTGCCTTATATAACATTCTGCAGCAAAGAAGTAAGGATAAAACACATATTGCAATGATAAAACTGTTCAGTACTTGCCGGCCAATATAACCCAACTTATTATCAGGATTCAGACTTCCATTGTGGTAGCATTTCAATTTGTCAGCTCCAGTATCTAAACTAACAAGCATTTGTCCATCATGATCTTTATTGTCATATTGAACACCTACCCGGAATCTATAACAATCTGGATATTTGCTATTTCCCAAAGATTTcagaaatattgttttcaatgcaaaacttaaTTCTGCTGTTATCAATCTGTCAAAAGCAATACTATCATTCAGTTCCTGTAAATATTTTTCGATAGAAAATGATTTCCACTTCTCATCCCCTTCAGGGTATAACTTAGGTATGACATGACACTTTGTTCTTGGATGACCATCGAAAGAGACGGTGGAATTAAAAGCAAGCATCATACTAAATTCAGTAAGACAAAGTGAAACATTTGTCATGCTGCAATCAGGTCCATCGTAACAATaactacctaatgcaatttttgaaatatttgcatACGTCTGAACTATATGATCAACATTCCTGTAAAAGTCTTGCCTTGTGTAAACGGCATAGGGCCCAGTAGAAGGGGGATACGATACAATATCGCGAATTGCAGTCCAGTCGGCTAAAAACATGTGCCTGAAACTGGTAGCAGTGTTTTGTTTCTGTAACTCATAAGTGTAACCATCAGAGCCAAAAACACACAATAAAAGCGttacaaacacaatttttattatttgtagcaCTAGTTTAAAAGGAAACTTCCCTTTAGCTCGCCACTTTTCAATTGgattcatgaaaaaatatttaagttttctcTTTAGAGCTTCATCTGTATAAGATAAATTACCAACAGCGCTCATAGAGTAGTCTCGATTCAAGAAAGAGTCTGAATGTGTATCCAACGACGAAGCTGTACCACCATAACCACTATTTTGACGTTCCATTCGACTTTTGGTTGCAGTGGGTAGCAAAACTGTATATTCATCTACCAAATTTTGTGCCTCTGATAAATTTCTTTCATTGTCCATATTTCTAATATTTTCAGGTTCTTCAGAGGATTGCATAATTGCAGTCTGCTTCGCTaagattgtttatttatttacattttcatttgcaaTTCATTTGATTTCACTTCTCGTACGAATCGGGAAACTTATTCATTGACTTGGCTGCAAAAATTCATTCATGTGTTATTCATAGTCATGTGATTATATGCCGGAAGTTGCGGGTTATCGAATAAGAAAAGCGCCAACTGTGGTAACCTAGCCACAAAAAGAGTGCcaattatagtgcctagaaagagtagtgtgccgaccggcgcttttttccccacgattcttgaagacaaattgtgtgaaaaccgctagatggcagtgcggtcgagatgtacgttcaatttcgcggtgtttacattagtagacgcgggattttgtttcaatttagttccgcgtttctcttttttacctttatttcgtgaatatttcatgaaacagcgtttaaggcttttaatggaggcatcaaagttgaacattggaagaaataaagcttcatcttgtttcgtacgagggtgcaaaagtgggtacaaaacatgcaaggaaaaattacgctttttaaagctccagcagatgaagaaaaactaaagtgaaactcgttaattcccaggttagataaagtttttgataaatattgctcattttgtgctctgcatttcgaaaaacattttattgaaacgcattttaagcatattataaatggtgaggaagttttgattcctcggggaaaaccttttttgaaagatgaggcaattccgacaattttcccaaatctgccaacatactttactaaaaaaaaggtccatcaggaattatgcagttaaaaaaaatgttccctgtttgaaaaaaataaaacttgatctttccgcagatgaaattGAAATAACCACgtcgctttattattagtagagaaataagagacgcgcagttattgaatacttagggggccattcattaatttcgtaaggataattttggcaatttttgatccccctccccccatgtaagggtacgtaagattcccccccccccctattcttccgtaagattccatttcgtttttcaaaatgataaaataacaaatcttggaatcgttatatcactggaatcgttattaaattcacattatcaaatttaactttttgcgtaaagaaatagttactgaaaagttagaatctaaactgaatgttttttcgacatttttttttttgatgtaatattaattaagaataaaacatgccatacataatgcgactcttttattatattttacactattcattctttgtaaaacaagtaaaaaaaacttatcctaacacgtttcttaccttccatacgcaaatggaacgttatctctgccaaatcacttgttgaccgcgcaatttctaatgtgaaataccgacttggaaaatattacgtaagaatgagtttgaccccccccccccaaagatacgtagaggcttttccaacccccctcccctcggaacccttacatatttaatgaatggccccttatagtctactattttcattgaagataaattagcataaggtaattttttattcttcaaaaaataaatgaacacccatgtaacaaatagcacttattacagaatttgtcttttgtgcagaaataagttcaattcgAAAAACtcggcttttaaactgcgaaatgagcatgaaatcgctgatttaaaacgagtctgattgaggagcataacgtacacctcgagcgcagcgccatctggtttttcctcagatctgacctcactttttccccgtcgatcggcacactactctttctaggcactatagtgcCAATTGTTGATCATTGGAACGCATATTAGCGCCCTACAATGTTTCTTGATCCCAAGCAGCATACTGCTATCTTTAGCGTACACCAGATACTTGGCAgccctattttatttatttgagcgttttcatttttttttccctcagaagtcctgttttaaaaaagaaaacgcaCTATAAAGTGCGCAAAAATGCTTATTCCAAAATGTAATTATAATTTGTATAATTTTGggcagtaaagaattttagagaggttttttttttttaatccaattttGTGGTGATCTAGTTCTTAAGATGGGCTCCGTGTAGCATTCAAGGGGTACGCTATAACTCTTTTTGGGGGACAATAAATTTCTGATACTTCATACTGCAATAAATCAATTGCCAAGTAGTTTTCCTTAAAATGGGGAGCTTTAACTTGAACGATACGACCTTCTTATTTTCAAGGGACCCATCGAAAAATTAAATGCTTCTCATGGTCCCTACAGCTTGCAAAATAAAGTTGAAGGAGTTTTCCAAGGATCGTGGGAATACTGGTGTGTGAGGAAAGAATATATATACATACGAAACGCAATTTTCTTTCCAGTCAGCTAATCTCGGGATAAACGCTTTTGCTATATTAACTATCTCAATCTCTCAGTTATTTAAATctctaaacaataaaaatacttgTTAAAGTATGTTTTTACATTAATGCTGAAACTCAATGAAGTTGACGATTTTTAAGAACATGCAGCTAGGTCAACTGCTAAAGTTTTTCGAATCTCATGACAagattaatctaaaaaaaaagagtacttaTAAAACTGAAGTATTCGTGAATTGCATGCAATATTGAccaaaaacatttattatattCTAATGGAATACGGTAAAATTTCGTCAGTCAGAGAGTGATTGAAGTCCATTTTTCGCAGTCCTCATTTGAGTCATTCGAGAAAGCAATGCTGTTGTAAATTtcggaaatgtaaaaaaaaaaaaaaaaaaaaaaaaaaattaggaatattatttattataaatttatgaaattaatatagTTATTCAGAAGCTAAAAAAAAGATGCTCtcaaaccaaaacaaaaaaaagaaaaagaaatttcgttattcattttattttttgagaggaaATCGTCGAATAATCAAGACTTAACGTTAaaagtattgttttaaaaataggtcTAACCGCATTGGTTCCTGAGACAGCCATTTACTATTCTTGCCAAAAGCAAGAGAACCATAATGGGCTGAATATCGCGATCGTCAGTATAAAACACAGATCTTTTGATTTCACAAAACAATTaataacatttcattaaaaagcgaTTTTATTTCGGTTCCATTTTGCACTCTGAGTGCAATTCCCACTGGCAAGggcgcctatatgcaaaattgtaaggggggggggctcagatgttttccccatgggttaggagggtattttctccttggaaaccgatttcaggacagactagagtcattaaaatatttaatcaatggctagagaagaaatgtttttacattcttGCAAATAAAAAGTGCCAAAAGCAaggaaattttgatttcaaagggggctcaagcccccccccccctgcccacctatatgggcgcccttgcccaaTGGTGCCATgtttaaatccagaaagatgctCTGGCACAGGCACACATCCTCCTATTGTTTCAAACTTGCTTTTTGGGAATGAAGAGCTTATCAAATTAAGATATCAAGCAAAGAATACAAAAGGGTTTAATGTATTAGGGAACTCAGTTCCagtactaaatttttatttctttgtacaAATCCCCTCCCTCTAAAAATCgcaaagaccccctcccccccaaagaaGTGAAAAACCcccacttaaaatttcaatggcgcagtctgcgccatgacccctccccccttagGTGGGCACCACTGATGAAAGAACCAATTCCGAAGAAATTTGCATCTGTAACCTTTAATTTCCTTGTATGAAAATCCTTCTTTGAAAGGCTTTGTTGGCTGATGAGGGGCGGTTCTGCAGTTGACGTCTGGTAAGGAGTATGGCATAAAATTTgaacgttttaaaattttaacatattaTACTGAAATTAATATATGAAATGCATTTAGAAATAAGAttatcaacaattttttttttttttgtagatttccaacctcttatgttttttttgttaaagtttattaaaaataaatctacgTTGGGAATAAAAGTATATCATAGTAAACTGCTTCACTCATTTCTGCAGTGATGGCCGCAGTAGCCATTTATGGAATGTGTCAGGAGTAGTAATCTCTGAAGCAAAAGCGTTATTGATGAAGAATTTCCTGTCAAGCACTCAGCCCCCCAAAAAATCCTTTTTGATCATCCCCAAGTCTATTTTGAGGCATTTTCATATGCTTGTTCATATTATGGGTAAATAATGTATCCGCACAATTTAGAaaggttaaaattttgtatgtaggaGGTAGACACAATGTCCAATTCTCttctactttcttctatatttaataCATGAGGCGTTCAGAGCTAAAGCGGAAACAACTTGTTTCACTTGAGCTCTGAACGACTCAGTTAACACTTACTTTGGCCTCTCATTCTGTGTGGCGCTCAGAGAGAAAAAAGGATCAAGTTGTTCATGGACTTTT
This window contains:
- the LOC129232246 gene encoding mucolipin-3-like; the protein is MQSSEEPENIRNMDNERNLSEAQNLVDEYTVLLPTATKSRMERQNSGYGGTASSLDTHSDSFLNRDYSMSAVGNLSYTDEALKRKLKYFFMNPIEKWRAKGKFPFKLVLQIIKIVFVTLLLCVFGSDGYTYELQKQNTATSFRHMFLADWTAIRDIVSYPPSTGPYAVYTRQDFYRNVDHIVQTYANISKIALGSYCYDGPDCSMTNVSLCLTEFSMMLAFNSTVSFDGHPRTKCHVIPKLYPEGDEKWKSFSIEKYLQELNDSIAFDRLITAELSFALKTIFLKSLGNSKYPDCYRFRVGVQYDNKDHDGQMLVSLDTGADKLKCYHNGSLNPDNKLGYIGRQVLNSFIIAICVLSLLLCCRMLYKARVLCKETDKYFKRAQNKGLSAQEKMEFVDMWYCIMIFNDTLIIAGSILKAAVEESTVESDQYATCAILLGMGILLAYSGLLRYLGYFSKYNILILTLKRALPNVLRFTLCCILLYAGFCFCGWVVLGPYHIKFRNLSTTSECLFAMMNGDDLFATFAITNTNNDLIWWFSRIYLYVFISMFIYVVISLFISVIMDSYETVKDYYRHGGTCTRIEILLSDYPDDSCSSFYQQRRRQRKSVWERVSVMLGKRSNS